The genomic DNA AACTCGTAATTCAAGGAGACCATGCCGTACAAATCCCTGTATTCGTCAGCCCTGCTATCGGGGCGGTAATTAAAGATGGCGCCCAAGGTCCAAATGGTGTATAGACGGGGAGAATGATGGACTGTCAGCGCAGCAATTGCATCAACGTCCAATTCCATCTCATCAAACTTTTCATTGTCGATTTCGTAATTCAGGAAATTCTGACGGATATTTCCTGTCAGGTTCAAGTCAAGGAAATCTTCAGAAAGTGGAATGGTCATGTTTTCAGCGAGGGCCCATTCAAATTCACGCATTTCGTTTCGATTGTAAATCTTGTAGCGAGGTACCACAGCCAGGACATTCCGGAAGCCCCCAACCTGCGTCGTCAGGGAAACAGGGTAACGCTGTTCGAAGTAATCACCGCCATGGAAATGATACCCCAGGATTCCAAATGTTTCGTCCTTAAAGTCAAGATCTTCAATCAGGTCGTCCTGCTCAAACTTGGAAAGATCATTCCTGAAGGTCCAGGCGCCAGACACCCTAAGAACATTCTTCGGAAGCTTGAACACAAAACCAAGTTCAACAATATTCTTCAACAGGTTTTCATTGAACTGGGTGGCCAAATATTCCTCATCGGAAAGGGCGTAGTACTTGGCCCAACGTACGGAGTCGATTTCGACAGTATCGCCATCTTCAACTACCTGCATCACAGGCTTACCCTTGACAGCATTAAACCAGGGGTCGTCATAGATTCCAGAAGAAAGACTGTAGTTGGAATACAGGCGCTGGTTTGTACTGCGGGTTCTGTAGTTCACCGCATACTTGACCAACATGGAAATTCGGTCATTCAGTTTGAACTCGTTATTCACATAGGCGTCGTGAATATAGAGAGTTCTGTTTTCGTCCTGCTCATGTTTCTTGAGCCACTCATCCTCTGCACCGGAGAACATGCCCCACTGGGTACCCTCCCCCATGCCAAAGATGTTGTAGCCATCAGCAGTATCGGCCGCATTTTCGACATTCATCTCGTAGCCAAAACCGAACTTCCAGAAATCACTGATATTCTGTCTAAAGTTACCGCCAACCATTCTTGAATTCTGCAGCAAATCCGGAGATCCGGCGCTATAGTATTCACTACCAACGTATCTCAGATATCCCTCGATAAAGGTATTGGCATTAGACCACTGGTAAGAACCAGCAACAGCCCAGTGTTCGTAATTCCAGAAATCCTTATGGTTCGGCTTAACCTCATCATCCTTAGAATCCTTCTTGGCTACTTCACGCGCTCTTTCCAGAACCCTTCTAAGTTCCTCACGCTTTTCACGATCGGTCTTCTGGACATTCTCGCCAAAGATGGATTCCAGCTGTTCCGAAGTAAGTCGATTTACCTCGTTTGGATTCTTCATCAGTTTATTCAGAAGGGCGAAATTCGACGCATCCAGGCCAGCGCTGGCAAATTCCCTGTTCACAGCGCGAATCTTTGCTGCATTCGCCGTATCTGCAGAACCAACAGAAACCTGTCCATTCAGCTTGATATCACCCGGGTATACAAGCCAGTTACCATCAGCAAAAAATGTTCTTGACGTTACCAAGGGACTTGCCGTGTTTGTATTTTCAGACATGCCGTCTCTCAGCAGGGGGTCATCAAGAAGATCCTTGCTTCCAACAAAGCCAAGGGTTCCATTAAAACGGCGGTGCATGTTCCAGCGAAGCTTGCCACCCACAACAATGGTCTGGGCCTCGGCTTCGCCATCTTCCGTATAGTCATTGTAGGCACTGGGATTTCTACTACCTTCCTTGACAGGAGCCTTATATTCACCAGCAAAGGCTGTTCCCACAAAGAGCGGCTCATCCGCCGCGTTCTTGAACAGGCCCAATTCGTACAAGCCACCAAACAGATTGATGCCATTCAGATAAAGTTCTCCTGCATTGGCAAAAAGGTCGCCCACAATAATCTTCTGTCTTTCATCGGTGTATGCGGCCTGCAAGAAACGAACATCAAGTCGGTTCCAGCGGTCGCTGGTCAAATCACCGGCAAATTCAAAAGTTTCGCCTTCCGGAGAGGTAAAGGCAAGATTTGCTGTCCAGTAGGCAAAGGCACCTGGCGTCTGGAAGTAGTTCTTGTAGCGTTCGCCCTCGGCAACCGTATCGCTATTCGAGATGTAATCTTCATGAGAATGATTGTGGCGAGTCGTCACCAAATGGTAACCCATGCCCATACCGATGTGTCCGGCCTTTTCCCAAACAGAATCTCGAGCAGCATTCTCTACCTTAAGAATCTTGGTGTTATCGGCGTGTACATTTTCCGGTTCATCACCAAGAATCGCAAATGTTTCGGCTACATTTTTCTGCAGATCCTTCTTGTTGTGTTCCAAGGACTGCTTTATCGATTCGGAAGGCAGGTCAGCAGATACAAGGGCAACCTCGTTATCAATCACAATGGTATTGCGCTGCTTAAAGGTATTGTCGCCAGCATCAAGAATTGCAATTTTATTTTCCATCAGTCTGGAATAACGCAAGTTGATGGAAGCCTCCTCCCCGGCAACAAGGGCGATTTCATTCTGCGCCAGGACAGACCCTTCCACATTCACAGAGGCGGCAATGCCAGTCCAGATACCGGCACCCTGGTTGTTCAGCAGCTTGGACCACTGAATATCAACGGAACTGTTCTTCACAAAAACTGCAGCGCGCCTGGTGTTCTCGATAACAGCATCACGAATTTCCAAAGCGCCACTTTCAACAGCAAAACCGAACTCGGCATTGGAAAGATGAACACCCTGGACTTCGGTTCTCTTTACGCCCGTAATAGAAATACCATTCCACAGAGACCCATCGGCAGCCGTCAATGTCACAGGATTATTGGCTTCGCCCACAATGGCCAAGGAACCGCCACGGACATCGATACCGGTTTCAGCAGCAAAGCGAAACTCTACACCGGCTTCAACCACAAGAGCCTTGTCCTCAGGCACAACAATGGTCTCGGTAACCATGTACGGAGACTTGTCTTTCTTGATAAATCCAGAAACAACGCCACCTAGGCGAGACTCCGTATCAACAGCAAAAGCACTCACATGGAGTGCTATAAAAATAAGCAGTAGAAATAACCTAAATCCCATTAACGGACCTCAAAAACCTTCCGCGCCTTTGCCTTGTAACCACTCTTGGCGGTGGCCTCAATGTCAAATCGGTTCAAGGCATCCCTCTTCAATTCAACTGGAATCTGGTAATCCAGATCTTGAATCTGCCCCAGAGTTTCCTGCAAAATAATTTTGCCATTCTGCTTCACGACAACCTTGTAGAGCGCTTCAGGATTGTTATCTGGCAGCTTAATCCTAAATTGCAAGGTCTTAGAAATATGATCCGGAATATCCCTGGGCGGAGGAGGAACAGACAAAACCTCCTTGTGAGCATTCACCACATCAATATTGAATCTCTTTATCGGATAGCATCCCATGGACTCAGTGACCTCGGTCGCATTGCCAGCCTGATCCACGACTCCGATAACATACGTATGACGACCTTCCTTAAGGTTGATTCGCTTCTGGACATTACGGACAATGGCCTCTTCGGAAACAGGAGCCCCATCGGCGGTAATGGTAAGTACGCCTGCGTCGTTCTTCATGTTCTTCACCGAAATGTGGGAGGCACAGCGCAAGGAATCGTAAGAAGAAATGGATACCGCAGGAGCGATACTGTTCACTTCGACGCAGGCCTTGTTCACCTGAAGGTTCACCGTCTTTGTTTCGGTAACGCCGGCACCAGCAAACGTAATAGTCGCCTTGTCCGCGTTCCACAGGCCATTTTCGTCGGTAAGGGCAATCTTATGCGCAAAGGAATGGGAAACGCCGTCGGCAGCCTTGATCAGGTTTCCAGACTGGTAGGAACCCACCTTTACAACCAGGGAGGCGCTTTCGTCGGACGTACGATAGAAACCTTCGATATTCAAGCCTTGTCCGCACACTTCAACCGCGGAGGGTGTCGACAGGTTAAAGCCGTTGGCAGAAACGGAAGCCGCAGCCTTTTCGGCTTCATCCTTCAAGTCCTTCTGGTATACGGAGTCCGCCTTCTGCACATCAGCCACCAGCTCGCTCACAGGCTTCTTTTCCTTCAGGATCTTTTCAAGACGCTTGGCAAAGCGGACGTCACCGGAAGAAGCCAGTTTTACAACAACCAGGGAATCCAGGCCGAAGGTAGTTTCTCCTGCTACGATGGAGACACTTTCTGAGCTACCGTTAGGAACAATTTCAAGCTTACCGGATTTCAAGCCTGCAAAGAACACACCTTCACCGCCCACATAGCCTTCTGTACCGCGAATCGATGCAGTTGCGGTACCGGTCTTGAACTTAAAGTTGGATTTCTTATTCTGAAGTTTGGGAACAGCAAAGTTCAAGTGGCCTTTCTTGATGTTAAGCTCCGTTTCGTAACCACCATTGTCGTTGGGAGTCAACACATTGACCAGTTCCACCTCGGTGTTTTCAGCAATGCTAATGGTACTGCCATCAACAAAATTGAAAATCACTTCGGACTCAACACCTGTCTTAACTCGGTCATACTGATATACCTTGGCATTAACACTCAAGGCAGCCCATTCACCCTGCTTAAACTTAAGTCGTTCGACGGAACCAAGAGTCGAACGAACCTTACCTACAGACTGGGCTGCCAAAGCCATTGCAGGAGCAATGGACAAAGCAATCATGGCACGAAGAAAAGGTTTCTGGAACATCGTAAATCCCCGCTAATATAC from Fibrobacter sp. includes the following:
- a CDS encoding right-handed parallel beta-helix repeat-containing protein is translated as MSAFAVDTESRLGGVVSGFIKKDKSPYMVTETIVVPEDKALVVEAGVEFRFAAETGIDVRGGSLAIVGEANNPVTLTAADGSLWNGISITGVKRTEVQGVHLSNAEFGFAVESGALEIRDAVIENTRRAAVFVKNSSVDIQWSKLLNNQGAGIWTGIAASVNVEGSVLAQNEIALVAGEEASINLRYSRLMENKIAILDAGDNTFKQRNTIVIDNEVALVSADLPSESIKQSLEHNKKDLQKNVAETFAILGDEPENVHADNTKILKVENAARDSVWEKAGHIGMGMGYHLVTTRHNHSHEDYISNSDTVAEGERYKNYFQTPGAFAYWTANLAFTSPEGETFEFAGDLTSDRWNRLDVRFLQAAYTDERQKIIVGDLFANAGELYLNGINLFGGLYELGLFKNAADEPLFVGTAFAGEYKAPVKEGSRNPSAYNDYTEDGEAEAQTIVVGGKLRWNMHRRFNGTLGFVGSKDLLDDPLLRDGMSENTNTASPLVTSRTFFADGNWLVYPGDIKLNGQVSVGSADTANAAKIRAVNREFASAGLDASNFALLNKLMKNPNEVNRLTSEQLESIFGENVQKTDREKREELRRVLERAREVAKKDSKDDEVKPNHKDFWNYEHWAVAGSYQWSNANTFIEGYLRYVGSEYYSAGSPDLLQNSRMVGGNFRQNISDFWKFGFGYEMNVENAADTADGYNIFGMGEGTQWGMFSGAEDEWLKKHEQDENRTLYIHDAYVNNEFKLNDRISMLVKYAVNYRTRSTNQRLYSNYSLSSGIYDDPWFNAVKGKPVMQVVEDGDTVEIDSVRWAKYYALSDEEYLATQFNENLLKNIVELGFVFKLPKNVLRVSGAWTFRNDLSKFEQDDLIEDLDFKDETFGILGYHFHGGDYFEQRYPVSLTTQVGGFRNVLAVVPRYKIYNRNEMREFEWALAENMTIPLSEDFLDLNLTGNIRQNFLNYEIDNEKFDEMELDVDAIAALTVHHSPRLYTIWTLGAIFNYRPDSRADEYRDLYGMVSLNYEF
- a CDS encoding FecR family protein, which codes for MFQKPFLRAMIALSIAPAMALAAQSVGKVRSTLGSVERLKFKQGEWAALSVNAKVYQYDRVKTGVESEVIFNFVDGSTISIAENTEVELVNVLTPNDNGGYETELNIKKGHLNFAVPKLQNKKSNFKFKTGTATASIRGTEGYVGGEGVFFAGLKSGKLEIVPNGSSESVSIVAGETTFGLDSLVVVKLASSGDVRFAKRLEKILKEKKPVSELVADVQKADSVYQKDLKDEAEKAAASVSANGFNLSTPSAVEVCGQGLNIEGFYRTSDESASLVVKVGSYQSGNLIKAADGVSHSFAHKIALTDENGLWNADKATITFAGAGVTETKTVNLQVNKACVEVNSIAPAVSISSYDSLRCASHISVKNMKNDAGVLTITADGAPVSEEAIVRNVQKRINLKEGRHTYVIGVVDQAGNATEVTESMGCYPIKRFNIDVVNAHKEVLSVPPPPRDIPDHISKTLQFRIKLPDNNPEALYKVVVKQNGKIILQETLGQIQDLDYQIPVELKRDALNRFDIEATAKSGYKAKARKVFEVR